The following are from one region of the Phormidium sp. PBR-2020 genome:
- a CDS encoding cytochrome B6-F complex subunit VI (PetL) — protein sequence MSGVVAYLLMVGGAFALAVVLLLGLRAVKLI from the coding sequence ATGTCTGGTGTTGTGGCATATCTGCTCATGGTTGGTGGTGCATTTGCATTAGCTGTGGTGTTACTGCTGGGACTGCGGGCGGTCAAACTGATCTAG
- the aroB gene encoding 3-dehydroquinate synthase encodes MTQSVIPVNLPQNAYEIALASDSLDRLGSWIKSLNLGRKLMLVSNPTVFGYYGKRAIASLESTGFEVHHHLFPDGEEHKTLDSVSGLYDAALEVGLERNSTFIALGGGVVGDMTGFAAATWLRGINFIQVPTTLLAMVDASIGGKTGVNHPQGKNLIGAFYQPRLVLIDPMVLGTLPEREFRAGIAEVIKYGVIWDADLFGQLEAAKSLASPSNLSNQLLHEILMRSCQAKAEVVSQDEKEAGLRAILNYGHTIGHAVESLTGYTELLHGEGVAIGMIAASRLAVALKLWSAEDDARQAQVIANAGLPTTIPPAVDIDAILAKLQTDKKVKDGQVRFVLPTSIGHAIVSDRVPPDLIQDTLAGLKKQSVQI; translated from the coding sequence ATGACGCAGTCCGTTATCCCTGTGAACTTGCCTCAAAACGCTTACGAGATCGCCTTGGCTTCCGATAGCCTAGATCGCTTGGGGTCCTGGATCAAATCCCTCAATCTAGGTCGTAAGCTGATGCTGGTGTCCAATCCTACGGTGTTTGGCTATTACGGTAAACGGGCGATCGCCAGCTTAGAGAGTACCGGCTTTGAGGTTCACCATCATCTCTTCCCTGATGGAGAGGAACACAAAACCCTAGACTCGGTTTCTGGACTCTACGACGCCGCCTTAGAGGTCGGCTTAGAACGCAACTCTACCTTCATTGCCCTTGGTGGCGGTGTGGTGGGAGATATGACCGGCTTTGCAGCCGCCACCTGGTTACGGGGGATTAACTTTATCCAAGTCCCAACCACCCTGCTGGCCATGGTTGATGCCTCCATTGGCGGCAAAACTGGGGTGAATCATCCCCAAGGTAAAAACCTCATCGGGGCCTTTTATCAACCCCGCCTAGTCCTGATTGATCCGATGGTTCTGGGAACCCTTCCCGAACGGGAGTTTCGAGCTGGGATTGCTGAAGTGATTAAATATGGAGTCATTTGGGATGCCGACTTATTCGGTCAGTTGGAAGCGGCCAAGAGTTTAGCCAGTCCCAGTAATCTCTCCAATCAACTCCTCCATGAAATCTTGATGCGATCATGCCAGGCCAAGGCAGAAGTCGTCAGTCAAGATGAAAAAGAAGCCGGATTACGGGCCATCCTCAACTACGGACATACCATCGGTCATGCCGTGGAAAGTTTAACCGGCTATACCGAACTGCTCCATGGGGAAGGGGTCGCCATTGGCATGATCGCCGCCAGCCGGTTAGCCGTAGCCCTCAAACTCTGGTCTGCCGAGGATGACGCGCGTCAAGCTCAGGTGATTGCCAACGCCGGATTGCCCACAACCATCCCCCCAGCCGTGGACATCGACGCCATTCTCGCCAAGCTCCAAACCGATAAGAAGGTCAAAGATGGACAAGTTCGCTTTGTCCTCCCCACCAGTATCGGCCATGCCATCGTCAGCGATCGCGTCCCCCCAGACCTGATCCAGGACACCCTCGCTGGACTCAAAAAACAATCAGTCCAAATATGA
- a CDS encoding class I SAM-dependent methyltransferase, producing the protein MTASSNPDLVAAIREQILHSREQRLSFADYMAAALYHPQQGYYARGAKLGASGDFVTSSHLSADFGELLAEQFIEIWTFLGCPKHFDLVEMGAGQGILAVDILRYINKNKPEFFQVLTYIIIEKSAVLRQQQQQIQGANLCWKTWDDIAAESLEGCLFSNELVDAFPVHRLKREQGQWRECYVSWDEASGFQETLGPLSTPALATYFEQVGVNAEEFPDGYTTEVNLAALSWLETLARKLKRGYVITIDYGYEAQRYYHPQRSRGTLQCYRQHRHHDDPYSFVGEQDITAHVDFTALQRQGDRCGLDYEGFTPQALFLMALGLGDRLAALGQGNQVATGADIVRVMQRREVLHGLFDPQGLGGFGVLVQSKGLAADRPPLKGLTTPRMS; encoded by the coding sequence ATGACTGCTTCTTCTAATCCTGATTTAGTTGCCGCGATTCGCGAGCAGATTCTCCACAGCCGTGAGCAGCGACTGTCTTTTGCCGATTACATGGCGGCGGCCCTCTATCATCCTCAGCAGGGCTATTATGCACGAGGGGCGAAGCTCGGAGCCAGTGGCGATTTTGTTACCTCGTCTCATTTAAGTGCTGATTTTGGTGAGTTGTTGGCAGAACAATTTATTGAGATTTGGACGTTTTTAGGCTGTCCTAAACATTTTGATTTGGTGGAAATGGGAGCCGGTCAAGGTATTTTAGCGGTTGATATTTTGCGCTATATCAATAAGAATAAACCTGAATTTTTCCAGGTACTTACATACATTATTATTGAAAAGTCAGCCGTATTACGTCAGCAGCAACAGCAAATTCAAGGGGCAAACCTATGCTGGAAAACCTGGGATGATATCGCCGCTGAGTCCTTAGAAGGCTGTTTGTTTTCCAATGAATTAGTCGATGCTTTTCCCGTGCATCGCCTAAAACGAGAACAGGGACAATGGCGGGAATGTTATGTGAGTTGGGATGAGGCTAGCGGCTTTCAGGAGACCCTCGGGCCCCTATCAACTCCGGCACTAGCGACCTATTTTGAGCAGGTGGGGGTCAATGCTGAAGAGTTCCCCGACGGGTACACCACCGAGGTCAATTTGGCGGCCTTGTCTTGGTTAGAGACCCTGGCCCGGAAACTCAAACGGGGTTATGTCATTACCATTGATTATGGCTACGAGGCTCAGCGTTACTATCATCCCCAGCGATCGCGCGGAACCCTACAATGCTATCGCCAGCATCGGCATCATGATGACCCCTATAGCTTTGTGGGGGAACAGGATATTACGGCCCATGTGGACTTTACCGCTCTGCAACGTCAGGGCGATCGCTGCGGCTTGGATTACGAAGGATTTACCCCCCAGGCCCTATTCTTGATGGCCCTAGGATTGGGCGATCGCCTCGCGGCCCTCGGTCAAGGAAACCAAGTCGCAACCGGAGCCGATATTGTGCGGGTGATGCAGCGTCGAGAGGTGCTACATGGTCTATTCGATCCCCAAGGTTTGGGCGGATTCGGGGTTTTGGTTCAATCCAAGGGATTAGCAGCCGATCGCCCCCCCCTAAAAGGACTCACCACTCCCAGAATGTCTTAG
- the mraY gene encoding phospho-N-acetylmuramoyl-pentapeptide-transferase has product MDTKVSRSDRRPLSGTTLSWGLALLLALGAIALDSYRGNWQTLGDSLTLPWLLTAMASAQIGRWGVPQLRQLKLKQSIRQEGPQAHLQKAGTPTMGGIFFVPLAVAIALIWGYLTPSIAGGGLAALWAVSLLTLAYGFIGWLDDWQVIRRRSNDGISPRTKLSLQIGVAFLFCAWAKLNPDFSTQTTVEFPGGWLLPLGTFFWIVAGFVLTAESNATNLTDGLDGLMAGIGAIAFLALAAMVTPAHPSLGLFCACFSGACLGFLAHNRNPAKVFMGDTGSLALGGALASVGILGNVLFGLFLLSGLLFAETLSVILQVSYYKATKNPDGVGKRLFKMTPLHHHFELSGWSELQVVSRFYGVSLILALLALWLNA; this is encoded by the coding sequence GTGGATACTAAAGTATCGAGATCAGACAGAAGACCCCTGAGCGGAACCACCCTCTCTTGGGGGTTGGCTCTGCTTCTGGCCCTAGGGGCGATCGCCCTCGACAGTTATCGCGGTAACTGGCAGACTCTGGGTGACTCCCTCACGCTCCCCTGGCTGCTGACTGCGATGGCCTCAGCTCAGATTGGCCGTTGGGGAGTCCCTCAGTTACGACAACTGAAGCTGAAACAGAGTATCCGTCAAGAAGGCCCTCAGGCTCATTTGCAAAAGGCAGGAACCCCAACCATGGGGGGAATTTTCTTTGTGCCCTTAGCGGTGGCGATCGCCCTCATTTGGGGCTATCTGACCCCCAGCATCGCCGGAGGAGGTCTTGCGGCACTCTGGGCCGTCTCGCTCCTAACCTTAGCCTACGGGTTTATTGGTTGGCTCGATGACTGGCAGGTGATTCGCCGTCGCTCCAATGACGGCATTTCCCCTCGAACCAAGCTTTCGTTACAAATTGGCGTTGCTTTTCTCTTTTGTGCTTGGGCCAAACTCAACCCAGACTTTTCCACTCAGACGACGGTTGAGTTCCCCGGAGGCTGGCTCTTACCCCTCGGGACCTTCTTCTGGATTGTCGCCGGCTTTGTGCTAACCGCCGAAAGTAATGCCACCAATCTCACTGATGGTTTAGATGGCCTCATGGCCGGAATCGGGGCGATCGCCTTCTTAGCCCTAGCCGCCATGGTCACCCCCGCTCATCCCAGTTTAGGACTCTTCTGCGCCTGTTTCAGTGGGGCCTGTTTAGGCTTTCTGGCCCATAACCGCAATCCGGCCAAAGTCTTTATGGGAGATACCGGCTCCCTTGCCCTGGGCGGGGCCTTAGCCAGTGTCGGCATCTTGGGGAATGTTCTTTTTGGGTTATTTCTTCTGAGTGGCCTATTATTCGCTGAAACCCTCTCCGTGATTCTCCAAGTCAGCTATTATAAAGCGACCAAGAATCCGGATGGCGTCGGCAAACGTTTGTTTAAAATGACACCCCTACATCACCATTTTGAGTTATCAGGATGGTCAGAACTTCAGGTCGTCTCCCGCTTTTACGGAGTCAGTCTCATCCTAGCCCTACTCGCCCTCTGGCTCAACGCCTAA
- a CDS encoding DUF4335 domain-containing protein, which translates to MAEGHWSGQIWSTRLERSYTPPTCRLTVVGRRSLLSSRQRPRLSNLRFELVLDDPRLPNDDQKVVSGDQAQLFHLSQLVRRYVQGFLSQSAQHLEALAAPPESFYGGGVKRRAIAKGAGSTIAALSQPRAATYMEPQGLAAHNLVLGTLATPDSGAVIRLGTLQLFDVLSALESFLADWESWVGVHPEGDGLPAWLSPLVGVVATGGLVMALAPLAENPPSQDPSPPSTTLESWDALTGIFGQTVLGTLAAQSLAQPETLPTPPPPAIVELPPLSRSSAPPPERVTPLDIAPPAQTSLPISPPSSSETPAASSPLPGSSDPPDLLFEQPLSGPEAAPWVDFSEVPEPEPFAPLTRPVPVGDDQETVFDGVPQVTEVRRYFQQRWTPPEGLNQTLEYTLVLDESGTLTRVSPLGRAAVQFQEHSQIPELGQSLASPHDSPLRLRLVLGQDGDVKVFGQ; encoded by the coding sequence ATGGCAGAGGGTCACTGGTCTGGACAGATTTGGTCAACGCGGTTAGAACGCTCATATACGCCCCCCACCTGTCGCTTAACAGTGGTGGGACGGCGATCGCTCCTGTCGTCTCGCCAACGACCCCGGTTGTCAAATCTGCGTTTTGAGTTGGTATTAGATGACCCCCGCCTCCCCAACGACGACCAGAAAGTGGTGTCTGGAGATCAGGCGCAACTGTTTCATTTGAGTCAATTGGTGCGCCGGTATGTGCAGGGGTTCCTCAGCCAATCAGCTCAGCACCTAGAGGCCCTGGCCGCTCCTCCCGAGTCGTTTTATGGGGGAGGGGTCAAGCGGCGGGCGATCGCCAAGGGAGCGGGAAGCACCATCGCCGCCCTTTCCCAACCCCGCGCCGCTACCTATATGGAACCCCAGGGCCTGGCGGCTCATAATTTGGTCTTAGGAACCCTAGCGACCCCAGACAGTGGGGCGGTGATTCGTTTGGGAACCCTACAACTGTTTGATGTCCTCTCCGCCTTAGAGAGCTTTCTGGCGGATTGGGAGTCCTGGGTGGGTGTTCATCCCGAGGGCGATGGTCTCCCGGCGTGGCTCAGTCCCTTAGTGGGAGTCGTCGCCACGGGGGGGTTAGTGATGGCCTTAGCTCCCTTGGCAGAGAATCCTCCCTCCCAAGACCCTTCCCCTCCTTCCACAACTTTGGAGAGCTGGGACGCCTTAACGGGGATCTTCGGCCAGACCGTTCTGGGAACCCTCGCAGCCCAATCCCTGGCCCAGCCCGAGACCCTGCCAACTCCTCCCCCGCCGGCGATCGTGGAGTTACCGCCCCTGAGTCGCTCCAGCGCACCGCCCCCAGAGCGCGTCACTCCCTTAGATATCGCCCCCCCCGCTCAAACCTCACTCCCCATATCCCCCCCATCCTCAAGCGAGACTCCAGCCGCGTCTTCTCCTCTCCCGGGCAGCTCCGACCCCCCGGATTTGTTGTTTGAACAACCCCTATCGGGGCCCGAAGCCGCGCCCTGGGTTGATTTCTCTGAGGTTCCCGAACCAGAACCCTTTGCCCCGCTGACACGGCCGGTTCCTGTGGGGGACGATCAAGAAACGGTGTTTGATGGGGTGCCTCAGGTGACGGAGGTGCGCCGCTATTTCCAACAACGCTGGACCCCTCCCGAGGGCTTAAATCAAACGTTGGAATATACCTTGGTCTTAGATGAGTCGGGAACCCTGACCCGAGTCTCCCCCCTCGGCCGTGCAGCGGTTCAGTTCCAAGAGCATAGTCAAATTCCTGAACTGGGGCAATCCCTCGCCTCTCCCCATGACAGCCCCCTACGGTTACGCCTGGTTCTGGGACAAGATGGGGATGTGAAGGTGTTTGGCCAATAA
- a CDS encoding NUDIX hydrolase, whose protein sequence is MPEYRNPAPTVDLLIELSDRPQRPLVLVERLNPPHGWALPGGFVDYGESVETAARREAKEETGLTVELVELFHVYSNPDRDPRKHTLSVVFLATAKGTPQAGDDAKHLQVFGPWEIPQNLCFDHDRILGDYLKYRFHRIRPRLD, encoded by the coding sequence ATGCCGGAATATCGTAACCCCGCCCCAACTGTCGATTTATTGATTGAACTGAGCGATCGCCCTCAACGGCCCCTAGTCCTGGTTGAGCGGTTGAATCCCCCCCATGGCTGGGCGCTTCCGGGGGGGTTTGTGGATTATGGGGAGTCTGTGGAAACAGCGGCGCGACGAGAGGCCAAGGAGGAAACCGGGCTAACGGTGGAACTGGTGGAACTGTTCCATGTCTACTCCAACCCCGATCGCGATCCTCGCAAGCATACCCTCAGTGTGGTCTTCCTGGCCACGGCGAAGGGAACCCCCCAGGCGGGGGATGATGCGAAACATCTTCAGGTGTTCGGGCCCTGGGAAATTCCCCAAAATCTCTGTTTTGACCACGATCGCATCCTCGGCGACTATCTCAAGTATCGCTTCCACCGGATACGCCCTCGCCTGGATTAA
- a CDS encoding class I fructose-bisphosphate aldolase: MTTAVRTTHALEQYLGNEAEDLLTHRCRLSSDSLHHPSPHVVDEIFAQSDRNPQVLRSLQQLFSSGRLANTGYLSILPVDQGIEHTAAASFAPNPAYFDPENLVKLAIEGGCNAIATTVGGLGIVSRRYAHRIPFIVKLNHNELLTYPNRYDQIPFAQVEQAWNLGATAVGATIYFGSPESARQIREIGQAFAHAHELGMATILWCYLRHGVFKQDQDYHTAADLTGQANHLGVTLEADIIKQKQPQSNGGFPAVANATGEKYGRTDERVYSELSSEHPIDLTRYQVLNCYAGRIPLINSGGASGDNDFAQAVRTAVINKRAGGAGLISGRKAFQRPLSEGVQLLNAIQDVYLSPEVTLA; the protein is encoded by the coding sequence ATGACTACCGCCGTAAGAACTACCCACGCCCTTGAACAGTATCTCGGTAACGAAGCCGAAGATCTGTTAACCCATCGTTGTCGGCTATCCTCCGACTCATTACATCATCCCTCCCCTCATGTTGTGGATGAGATCTTCGCCCAGAGCGATCGCAATCCCCAAGTCTTGCGAAGTTTACAGCAGTTATTCAGCAGCGGACGCTTAGCCAATACCGGCTATCTCTCCATCTTGCCCGTCGACCAAGGGATTGAGCATACCGCCGCCGCCTCGTTTGCCCCCAATCCTGCCTACTTCGACCCAGAGAATCTGGTTAAACTGGCCATTGAAGGGGGTTGTAATGCGATCGCCACCACCGTCGGCGGCCTGGGTATCGTCTCCCGTCGCTATGCGCACCGCATCCCCTTCATCGTCAAACTCAACCATAACGAGTTGCTGACCTATCCCAACCGTTACGACCAAATCCCCTTCGCCCAAGTGGAACAAGCCTGGAACCTAGGTGCAACAGCGGTTGGCGCGACGATTTACTTTGGTTCTCCTGAATCGGCCCGACAAATTCGAGAAATTGGTCAGGCCTTCGCCCACGCCCATGAGTTAGGAATGGCGACGATTCTCTGGTGTTATCTGCGTCATGGTGTCTTCAAGCAAGACCAAGACTATCACACCGCTGCCGACCTCACAGGTCAAGCCAACCATCTCGGGGTGACCCTAGAAGCGGATATTATCAAACAGAAACAGCCCCAGTCCAACGGGGGGTTCCCCGCCGTCGCCAACGCCACCGGCGAAAAATACGGACGCACCGATGAACGAGTGTACAGCGAACTCAGCAGCGAGCATCCCATTGATTTAACCCGCTATCAAGTCCTCAACTGCTATGCAGGACGCATTCCCTTGATTAACTCCGGGGGTGCATCGGGAGATAACGACTTCGCCCAAGCGGTGCGTACAGCGGTGATTAATAAACGAGCCGGAGGTGCGGGGTTGATTTCGGGCCGCAAAGCCTTCCAACGACCCCTGAGTGAGGGCGTTCAACTGCTAAATGCCATTCAGGATGTTTATCTCTCCCCTGAGGTGACCCTGGCTTAA
- a CDS encoding DUF3038 domain-containing protein: MPTPHPQLHLDLTLLALQALLNLSSEDLWATVVTLGLERDLGDRQTLEQLRQGHPALTRKLPQRQQLLILSQLICALAQEHQETIRRAIALLEQYTQLERPAREAVLLSEYLQRFTQGYLQRSLGTLKLTLVESLALKLLVDLVFYSSPDGDRHLAWGLDLGSP, encoded by the coding sequence GTGCCCACCCCTCACCCCCAGCTTCACTTAGACTTAACCTTACTGGCCCTACAAGCCCTGCTGAACCTATCGAGTGAAGACCTTTGGGCAACCGTGGTAACCTTGGGACTAGAGCGCGACCTGGGCGATCGCCAGACGCTGGAACAGTTGCGCCAGGGACACCCCGCCCTAACCCGAAAACTGCCTCAGCGGCAACAACTGCTGATTCTGAGTCAGCTCATTTGCGCTCTGGCCCAAGAGCATCAGGAGACCATTCGCCGGGCGATCGCCCTGTTAGAACAATATACTCAGCTTGAACGTCCAGCACGAGAAGCCGTCCTCCTGTCTGAGTATTTGCAACGATTTACGCAGGGCTATCTACAACGCTCTCTGGGAACCCTAAAATTAACCCTAGTGGAGTCGTTGGCTCTGAAGTTGTTAGTGGATCTCGTGTTTTATAGTAGTCCCGATGGCGATCGCCATTTGGCATGGGGGTTGGATTTAGGCTCTCCCTAA
- a CDS encoding DUF3134 family protein, producing MNPSLRQLPRHEQAELIPANNETSLLEWLQATGRLIPREEEERSARKEELEELGLIGEEDDGYTDTDTDTDDSDDEDV from the coding sequence ATGAATCCCTCCCTGCGTCAACTTCCCCGTCATGAACAAGCGGAGTTGATTCCTGCCAATAATGAAACTTCTCTCTTAGAATGGCTCCAAGCCACAGGGCGATTAATTCCTCGGGAGGAAGAGGAACGCTCCGCCCGCAAAGAAGAACTCGAAGAACTCGGCCTAATTGGCGAAGAAGATGATGGGTATACTGACACCGATACCGATACCGATGATAGCGACGACGAGGACGTCTAG
- a CDS encoding class I SAM-dependent methyltransferase — MASQRIPQALMIGLSDSDSESGGLNYRYAQLSMDSPKEGIDYEGAWDCYAQAWQTIHPELEYIGDEWAGQGAGAAASLAEYETLIETQFIAPYIRSDQVVLEIGVGGGKTSQLLRKYAQRLICADISQKMLDATRARLGSERVEYCKLDGISLEPLAAHSIDVCFCYDTMVHVEPRDIFNYLRQIPRLLKGDRLCVFHHTNVLSDLGWQKFLREIDINLMGKRHGSAFSVMTNEIMEKFLNELNYQVLLKDTTSVPRDCVWICQAPLIER, encoded by the coding sequence ATGGCGAGCCAGAGGATTCCCCAAGCGCTTATGATAGGGTTGTCAGACTCCGACTCCGAGAGCGGGGGACTGAATTACCGTTACGCGCAACTCTCCATGGACAGTCCAAAAGAAGGCATTGATTACGAAGGCGCTTGGGATTGTTATGCCCAAGCCTGGCAAACGATTCATCCCGAGCTGGAGTATATCGGGGATGAGTGGGCCGGTCAAGGGGCGGGAGCTGCGGCCTCCTTGGCGGAGTATGAAACTCTGATTGAGACGCAGTTTATCGCTCCCTATATCCGCTCGGATCAGGTGGTGTTAGAAATTGGAGTCGGTGGGGGTAAAACCAGCCAACTGTTACGGAAATACGCCCAGCGTTTAATCTGTGCTGATATCTCCCAGAAGATGCTCGATGCCACCCGAGCGCGGTTAGGGAGTGAGCGAGTCGAGTATTGTAAACTCGATGGGATTAGCCTGGAGCCGTTGGCGGCTCATTCCATTGATGTCTGCTTTTGCTATGACACCATGGTTCATGTGGAACCGCGAGATATTTTTAACTATCTGCGACAAATTCCACGACTCTTGAAGGGCGATCGCCTTTGTGTCTTTCACCATACTAATGTCCTCAGTGACCTAGGCTGGCAAAAGTTCCTCAGGGAAATCGATATTAACCTCATGGGGAAACGTCATGGTTCGGCGTTTTCAGTCATGACCAATGAGATTATGGAGAAGTTTCTCAACGAACTCAATTATCAGGTGTTGCTCAAAGATACCACCAGCGTCCCCCGTGACTGTGTGTGGATTTGCCAAGCTCCCCTGATCGAGAGATAG
- the malQ gene encoding 4-alpha-glucanotransferase, whose amino-acid sequence MPFPRASGILLHPTSLPGRFGIGDLGPEAYRFVDFLEGSGQQLWQILPLGPTGYGNSPYMSYSAMAGNPLLLSLELLRDDGLLTDADLEEAPESRGDRVDFDVVDRVKTRLLRKSYKNLRSRASSDQQEDFVIFCKEKAHWLDDYALFISLKTEVFNNASWHEWDEPVAKRDPAALDKWRDELAEEIDFRKYLQYEFFRQWSALKQYANDRRVQMFGDIPFYVAHDSADVWSHREIFCLDEDTGKPSLMAGVPPDYFSETGQLWGNPIYNWEKLLETDLRWWMQRFHAVLDRLDLIRIDHFRGFEAYWAVPGEDTTAMNGEWVEAPGYEFFEKLKAELGELPIVAEDLGIITPEVEALRDKFGFPGMKILHFAFDSGWDNPYLPFNYGSNNFVVYTGTHDNNTTMGWYNSRSEEDNQRVWDYLGCTRGEGFHWDLIRLALSTNANQAVFPLQDLLGLGEEARMNAPSSPQGNWEWRYQAEDLTDELRDRLRFYTMVYGRGPWS is encoded by the coding sequence ATGCCATTTCCGAGAGCTAGTGGAATTTTATTACACCCGACCTCACTACCCGGTCGTTTTGGGATTGGTGATTTAGGCCCGGAAGCCTATCGCTTCGTAGATTTCCTGGAGGGGAGTGGCCAGCAGTTATGGCAAATTCTCCCCCTCGGGCCGACGGGATATGGCAATTCCCCTTATATGTCCTATTCGGCGATGGCAGGGAATCCCCTGTTGCTCAGTTTAGAGTTGTTGCGGGATGATGGCTTGCTGACGGATGCCGATTTAGAGGAAGCCCCTGAGTCGCGGGGCGATCGCGTTGATTTTGATGTGGTCGATCGGGTGAAAACTCGCCTGCTACGGAAATCCTACAAAAATCTCCGCAGTCGCGCCTCGTCGGATCAACAGGAAGACTTTGTCATCTTTTGCAAGGAGAAGGCCCATTGGCTGGATGACTACGCCCTGTTTATCTCCCTAAAAACGGAAGTCTTCAATAACGCCAGTTGGCACGAATGGGATGAACCCGTCGCGAAACGGGACCCCGCCGCCTTAGATAAATGGCGCGATGAACTGGCCGAGGAGATTGATTTCCGCAAGTATCTACAATACGAGTTTTTCCGGCAATGGTCAGCCCTGAAGCAATACGCCAACGATCGCCGGGTGCAGATGTTTGGCGATATCCCTTTCTATGTGGCTCATGATAGTGCCGATGTTTGGTCCCATCGGGAAATCTTCTGTTTGGATGAGGACACGGGTAAACCGTCGCTGATGGCTGGGGTTCCCCCGGATTATTTCAGTGAAACGGGCCAACTCTGGGGCAATCCCATTTATAACTGGGAGAAACTCCTCGAAACCGATTTGCGCTGGTGGATGCAACGGTTCCACGCGGTCCTCGATCGCCTGGATTTGATTCGCATTGACCATTTCCGAGGCTTTGAAGCCTATTGGGCGGTTCCGGGCGAGGATACAACCGCGATGAATGGGGAATGGGTGGAAGCCCCCGGCTATGAGTTTTTTGAGAAACTGAAGGCGGAGTTGGGAGAACTGCCGATTGTCGCTGAAGATTTGGGGATTATTACCCCGGAAGTGGAAGCCTTACGGGATAAGTTCGGCTTTCCGGGCATGAAGATTCTCCATTTTGCCTTTGACTCGGGTTGGGATAATCCCTATTTACCCTTTAATTATGGCTCGAATAACTTTGTGGTCTATACCGGAACCCATGATAACAACACTACCATGGGCTGGTATAACAGCCGCAGTGAGGAAGACAATCAACGGGTTTGGGACTATCTGGGTTGCACCCGTGGGGAAGGGTTCCATTGGGATTTGATTCGTTTGGCCCTGAGTACCAATGCCAATCAGGCGGTGTTCCCGCTCCAGGATTTATTAGGATTGGGCGAGGAGGCCCGGATGAATGCCCCGAGTTCTCCTCAGGGAAACTGGGAATGGCGCTATCAGGCCGAAGACCTCACTGATGAACTGCGCGATCGCCTACGGTTCTATACCATGGTCTATGGCCGTGGGCCCTGGTCTTAG